The following coding sequences lie in one Daphnia pulex isolate KAP4 chromosome 1, ASM2113471v1 genomic window:
- the LOC124199593 gene encoding uncharacterized protein LOC124199593 — MGIRNTIPLKDDICAGKGKFAVCQKKESSDSHVAIVHSDAIELMILDKRGNIQQQHVLDINELIVDEPDDIQVRKFETQTIKKSQLRQKEGSVQSNTFLWQVLWCDNGDEPVLIIAHTNHLLRVMFDCSTKTWKADINRMLDQQGWISSLASINGYIYTGEIDKSGRRRRTMKRVLQSTKSCSTTGSNEGLWEIGSQDMLSQSKLGKFPTTVICVSAEYLAAGDEQGGIVLFQGGPNSWSQIQRIQEKSSNCCTSMFILEARGENVLIAAFSTGLIRAYMLPTMECLSEIAGHIRWITEIFPVKGGFVSAAEDGFLHLWILGKNNDPSWDIRYMTSLELKDCMITGAAPFTDKGVLVTAYDRPQLFWVTLVGRVEEEPIDNDDTL, encoded by the exons atgGGAATCAGGAACACGATCCCGCTAAAAGATGACATTTGCGCCGGTAAAGGCAAGTTTGCTGTTTGCCAGAA GAAAGAGAGCAGTGACAGTCATGTTGCAATAGTACACTCTGACGCGATAGAGTTGATGATTCTGGACAAGAGGGGAAATATCCAACAACAGCACGTGCTGGACATTAACGAACTAATAGTCGATGAACCCGATGATATACAAGTCCGAAAGTTTGAAACACAAACAATAAAGAAGTCACAACTAAGACAAAAAGAAGGTAGCGTCCAATCGAATACTTTTCTTTGGCAGGTATTGTGGTGCGACAACGGCGACGAGCCCGTGCTCATAATCGCCCACACCAATCATCTACTGCGAGTTATGTTCGACTGCTCGACTAAAACGTGGAAAGCGGATATAAACAGGATGCTGGATCAGCAAGGATGGATCAGCTCTCTGGCGTCGATCAACGGGTATATATACACAGGTGAAATAGACAAATccgggcggaggaggaggacgatgAAAAGAGTTTTACAAAGTACAAAATCATGTTCTACGACAGGGAGCAACGAAGGTCTATGGGAAATAGGCAGTCAGGACATGCTGTCTCAAAGCAAACTGGGCAAGTTCCCTACCACGGTCATCTGCGTGTCCGCAGAATATCTAGCGGCAGGAGATGAACAAGGAGGTATCGTCCTATTTCAAGGTGGACCCAATTCTTGGTCTCAAATTCAACGCATTCAGGAGAAATCGTCAAATTGCTGCACCAGCATGTTTATCCTTGAAGCCAGGGGAGAAAACG ttttGATCGCAGCTTTCAGCACGGGATTAATCCGGGCCTACATGTTGCCGACGATGGAATGCCTATCCGAGATCGCAGGTCACATTCGCTGGataactgaaatatttccagtcAAAGGCGGATTTGTCTCTGCAGCCGAAGACGGTTTTCTGCATCTGTGGATTCTTGGGAAAAACAACGATCCCAGCTGGGATATCCGCTACATGACCAGTTTAGAATTAAAGGACTGCATGATCACAGGAGCAGCTCCCTTTACGGACAAAGGCGTGTTGGTGACGGCCTACGATCGACCTCAACTTTTCTGGGTGACGCTGGTTGGACGCGTAGAAGAAGAACCGATAGACAATGACGACACCCTTTAA